One Bradyrhizobium sp. CCGB12 genomic window carries:
- a CDS encoding LysR substrate-binding domain-containing protein, which produces MRRLLFLNGIKAFEAAARTGSFAAAGLELNVSAAAVSRMVHLLEERLGLALFERKANRLVLTQAGRAYQSGLTPIFDALASLTAQVTAPSSVRVLTIGVGHTFAMRWLIPRLSEFRSEEPDIEVRFTTGGASVPFGEDWSCGIKLGTGDWPGLVAEPLFAGDLTPVCVPRLASGLKRPADLKGPSLIRVAHSPEDWPIWLKAANLARINARGPEFQFYGQALQAAADGLGIAMGIRPYIDDDLAAGRLVAPFDLSVPKGMRWYLLYRSFQTEQRDFAAFRRWIMRAASEPAARPVRRIGRAVARN; this is translated from the coding sequence TTGCGGCGGCTACTGTTTCTCAACGGCATCAAGGCATTCGAGGCGGCGGCGCGGACCGGCAGCTTTGCCGCGGCCGGGCTCGAGCTCAACGTGTCGGCGGCCGCGGTCAGCCGCATGGTGCATCTGCTCGAGGAGCGGCTCGGCCTCGCGCTGTTCGAGCGCAAGGCCAACCGCCTGGTGCTGACGCAGGCCGGCCGCGCCTATCAGAGCGGGCTGACGCCGATCTTCGATGCGCTGGCGAGCCTCACCGCGCAGGTGACAGCGCCCTCCAGCGTGCGCGTGCTCACCATCGGCGTCGGCCACACCTTTGCGATGCGCTGGCTGATCCCGCGCCTGTCGGAGTTTCGCAGCGAGGAGCCCGACATCGAGGTGCGCTTCACCACCGGCGGCGCCTCGGTGCCGTTCGGCGAGGACTGGAGCTGCGGCATCAAGCTCGGCACCGGGGACTGGCCGGGCCTCGTTGCCGAACCCTTGTTCGCCGGCGACCTCACGCCGGTCTGCGTGCCGCGACTTGCGAGCGGCCTGAAGCGCCCCGCCGATCTCAAGGGCCCAAGTCTGATCCGCGTCGCACACTCACCCGAGGACTGGCCGATCTGGCTCAAGGCAGCTAACCTCGCCCGCATCAACGCCCGCGGGCCGGAGTTCCAGTTCTACGGCCAGGCACTGCAGGCCGCCGCCGACGGGCTCGGCATCGCCATGGGCATCCGGCCCTATATCGACGACGATCTCGCGGCCGGTCGGCTGGTCGCCCCATTCGACCTCTCGGTGCCCAAGGGCATGCGCTGGTACCTGCTCTATCGCAGCTTCCAGACCGAACAGCGCGACTTTGCCGCGTTCCGCCGCTGGATCATGCGCGCGGCGTCGGAGCCGGCCGCCCGACCTGTCAGGCGGATCGGCCGTGCTGTGGCGCGGAACTGA
- a CDS encoding TSUP family transporter, with product MTPILIAALGLLMVATAFLSGLFGMAGGLILIGVLLALMPLPTAMVLHAITQMASNGWRALLWRSHIRWRPVANYMVGAAIALAAWSLTRYVPDKPMALLLLGVTPFMARLLPTNIKPDPDRLWQGTVYGTICMGLMLMTGVSGPLLDTFFLGGDFGRREKVATKAMCQLVSHFTKLIYFGGIIDQAASLDPALAGVAIAASMLGTTLARRILEAMTDQQFIAWSNKLITTIACYYIAYGGWLMVRTPVLAAFDKGGLQ from the coding sequence GTGACGCCCATCTTGATCGCTGCCCTTGGATTGCTGATGGTCGCCACCGCGTTCCTGTCGGGACTGTTCGGCATGGCGGGCGGACTGATCCTGATCGGCGTGCTCCTGGCCCTGATGCCGCTGCCGACCGCGATGGTGCTGCATGCGATCACGCAGATGGCCTCGAACGGCTGGCGTGCGTTGCTGTGGCGCTCGCATATCCGCTGGCGCCCGGTCGCGAACTATATGGTCGGCGCTGCCATCGCGCTCGCGGCGTGGTCTCTGACCCGCTACGTGCCTGATAAGCCGATGGCGCTGCTGCTGCTCGGCGTCACCCCATTCATGGCGCGGCTGCTGCCCACCAACATCAAGCCGGATCCTGATCGCCTGTGGCAAGGCACGGTCTACGGCACGATCTGCATGGGCCTGATGCTGATGACCGGCGTGTCAGGCCCGCTGCTCGACACCTTCTTCCTCGGTGGCGATTTCGGTCGGCGCGAGAAGGTCGCGACGAAAGCGATGTGCCAGCTCGTCAGCCATTTCACCAAGCTTATCTATTTCGGCGGCATCATCGATCAGGCGGCGAGCCTCGATCCCGCGCTCGCCGGTGTCGCAATTGCAGCCTCGATGCTCGGCACCACACTGGCGCGGCGCATCCTCGAAGCCATGACCGACCAGCAGTTCATCGCCTGGTCGAACAAGCTGATCACCACCATTGCCTGCTACTACATCGCCTATGGCGGCTGGCTCATGGTTCGCACACCGGTGCTGGCCGCCTTCGACAAGGGAGGTTTGCAGTGA
- a CDS encoding SCO family protein encodes MRRASLWLCVILALACAGAAQARSAAETMDILMWNREPVGGPFQLIDQTGKPRSDRDFRGRLMLVYFGFTYCPDVCPTDLMAIGQALEQLGSDADAVQPIFITLDPERDTAEHLAEYVPLFHPRLLGLTGSLDAIGTVADAYKVYFAKVAIGKEGGDYTVDHTSFIYLMDRDGKYLGFFPPGTSAERMVEIIRPRLAAPSR; translated from the coding sequence ATGCGACGCGCGAGCCTGTGGCTGTGCGTGATACTAGCGCTTGCCTGCGCAGGAGCGGCGCAGGCGCGCTCGGCCGCCGAGACAATGGACATCCTGATGTGGAATCGGGAGCCGGTCGGCGGACCGTTCCAGCTGATAGACCAGACCGGCAAGCCACGCAGTGACCGCGACTTCCGCGGACGACTGATGCTGGTCTATTTCGGCTTCACCTATTGCCCCGACGTCTGCCCGACCGACCTGATGGCGATCGGACAGGCGCTCGAGCAGCTCGGGTCGGACGCCGACGCCGTGCAGCCGATCTTCATCACGCTCGACCCCGAGCGCGACACGGCCGAGCATCTTGCCGAATATGTGCCGCTGTTTCATCCGCGGCTGCTCGGGCTCACCGGCAGCCTCGACGCGATCGGGACCGTGGCGGACGCCTACAAGGTCTATTTCGCCAAAGTCGCGATCGGCAAGGAGGGCGGCGACTACACGGTCGACCACACGTCCTTCATCTATCTCATGGATCGCGACGGAAAATATCTCGGCTTCTTTCCGCCGGGGACCTCGGCCGAGCGCATGGTCGAGATCATCCGGCCAAGGCTTGCAGCGCCTTCGCGGTAG
- a CDS encoding MBL fold metallo-hydrolase, with protein sequence MTRNIPRRDFLLGSAALAGAAAANAFTCVEIASAGPIAVPAVDKLSIRVLVDSSFDMFFRPKQIHGVSIAPAARGSDFRKSLHNEWGLSLWLESEGGGNQRTLMLDYGYTPEVLLNNMALMGVDPAKLNALIVSHGHYDHFGGLNGLLDKFRDKLPADLKLYAGGEDNFCHRVSPTPTQGQFADFGTLDRRQLAAQKVTTVLCETPTVIADHAFTTGKITRRSGERVLPNTFVEFGMKDGLGCNVGHYLPAEMEGKIVPDEHIHEHATCFNVRDLGLVVISSCGHVGIVNSVKQAQEVSGVQKVHAIVGGFHLGPAPKDYLTQVVSEIKALNPDVVVPMHCSGLNFAQEANAQMDGRVVVTTTGSRLTFGL encoded by the coding sequence ATGACCAGGAATATTCCTCGGCGCGATTTCCTGTTGGGCTCCGCAGCGCTCGCCGGCGCGGCGGCCGCAAATGCCTTCACTTGTGTCGAGATCGCGAGCGCGGGGCCGATCGCGGTTCCGGCGGTCGACAAGCTCTCGATCCGCGTGCTGGTGGATTCCAGCTTCGACATGTTCTTCCGTCCCAAGCAGATCCACGGCGTCTCCATCGCCCCGGCGGCGCGCGGCAGCGATTTCCGCAAATCGCTGCACAATGAATGGGGCCTGTCGCTCTGGCTTGAATCCGAAGGCGGCGGCAACCAGCGCACGCTGATGCTGGACTATGGCTACACACCCGAAGTTCTGCTCAACAACATGGCGCTGATGGGCGTCGATCCGGCCAAGCTCAATGCGCTGATCGTCAGCCACGGACATTACGATCATTTCGGCGGCCTGAACGGCCTCCTCGACAAATTCCGCGACAAGCTGCCGGCCGACTTGAAGCTCTATGCGGGCGGGGAGGACAATTTCTGCCATCGCGTCAGTCCAACGCCGACGCAGGGACAGTTTGCCGATTTCGGCACGCTCGATCGCCGGCAGCTCGCAGCGCAGAAGGTGACGACCGTGCTGTGCGAAACGCCGACCGTGATCGCCGATCATGCCTTCACCACCGGCAAGATCACCCGCCGCAGCGGCGAACGCGTGTTGCCGAACACCTTCGTCGAATTCGGCATGAAGGATGGGCTCGGCTGCAATGTCGGGCACTATCTTCCCGCCGAGATGGAAGGCAAGATCGTGCCGGACGAGCACATTCACGAGCACGCCACCTGCTTCAACGTGCGGGATCTCGGCCTCGTCGTGATCTCGTCCTGCGGACATGTGGGCATCGTCAATTCGGTCAAGCAGGCGCAGGAGGTGTCGGGCGTCCAGAAGGTGCACGCCATCGTCGGCGGCTTCCATCTCGGCCCGGCCCCGAAGGACTACCTCACGCAGGTCGTGAGCGAGATCAAGGCACTCAATCCTGACGTCGTGGTGCCCATGCATTGCAGCGGGCTCAACTTCGCGCAGGAAGCCAATGCGCAGATGGATGGACGGGTGGTGGTGACGACGACGGGCAGCCGCCTCACCTTCGGGCTGTGA
- a CDS encoding glutathione S-transferase family protein, producing MSLKLFELVGTDAARPFSPYCWRTRMALAHKGLTAQSLPWRFTEKGAIAPHGSEKVPVLLHHDQPVVDSWTIATYLEDNFPDRPSLFGGEGGRAMARMINAFGDIAIVGGIFPLIVADIPNNLADADAAYFRKSREARFGGKTLEEVMAGRDAGVVAFRKSLEVMRQTLKKQPYIGGAAPNYADYILFGGFQWARVVSSFKLLEADDPVYAWREKLLDAFDGMARTSPGHAV from the coding sequence ATGTCGCTTAAACTCTTCGAACTCGTCGGCACTGACGCCGCGCGCCCGTTCAGTCCGTATTGCTGGCGCACGCGGATGGCGCTCGCGCATAAGGGGCTGACAGCGCAATCGCTGCCTTGGCGCTTCACCGAGAAGGGCGCGATCGCGCCGCATGGTTCCGAGAAAGTGCCGGTGCTGCTGCATCACGACCAGCCCGTGGTCGATTCCTGGACGATCGCGACCTATCTCGAGGACAATTTTCCGGATCGTCCGTCGTTGTTCGGCGGCGAGGGTGGTCGCGCCATGGCGCGCATGATCAATGCCTTCGGCGACATCGCCATCGTCGGCGGCATCTTTCCGCTGATCGTCGCCGACATCCCGAACAATCTTGCCGACGCCGACGCCGCTTATTTCCGCAAATCGCGCGAGGCGCGCTTTGGCGGCAAGACGCTGGAAGAGGTCATGGCAGGCCGTGATGCCGGCGTGGTCGCATTCCGCAAGTCGCTGGAAGTGATGCGGCAGACCCTGAAGAAGCAGCCATATATCGGCGGTGCCGCGCCGAACTACGCCGACTACATCCTGTTTGGCGGTTTTCAGTGGGCGCGCGTGGTGAGCTCGTTCAAGCTGCTCGAGGCGGATGATCCGGTCTATGCGTGGCGGGAAAAACTGCTCGACGCGTTCGACGGCATGGCGCGGACATCGCCGGGGCATGCGGTGTAG
- a CDS encoding cysteine-rich CWC family protein: MTNPKQSSSQEPRRLACSRCGTEFGCDLSGSCWCAEETARLPMPVEGEDCLCRECLRKAAEEAAR; encoded by the coding sequence ATGACAAATCCGAAACAATCCTCATCGCAGGAACCGCGCCGCCTCGCCTGCTCCCGCTGCGGCACCGAGTTCGGCTGCGACCTCTCGGGCAGCTGCTGGTGTGCGGAGGAGACTGCAAGATTGCCGATGCCGGTCGAGGGCGAGGATTGCTTGTGCCGGGAATGTCTGCGCAAGGCGGCGGAAGAGGCGGCTCGTTAG
- a CDS encoding DUF1800 family protein: protein MARDSQAALVALNRFGFGARGGASGDLINAGSDPRGFVKAELARPNGVLLEAPGLQSTPQLGQAVFAYQDEVKRAREAAKETAKAAAPAETPTQAPADQKPALRRNLSLNAAAMEVAGQIAEAKPADNAAKPETMQPNMAAPQPAKPAPQPLNVIQKTFRAEALARLQRATLAECGFTERLVAFWSNHFCISASKGELARIWAGAFEREAIRPHVLGRFADMLKAAEQHPAMLFFLDNQQSLGPDSRAGQNRKRGLNENLAREIMELHTLGVGGGYTQDDVTSLARIITGWTFAGRQGQLGTPGSFVFNVNAHQPGPQMLLGKSYEPSGLAQGEAALADIARHPSTANFIATKLVRHFVADDPPPALVARLRDVFVRTDGDLKALAMALVDSDEAWKAPLTKMRSPYDFLVASGRLLARVPEDPGAYLNNLNVLGQPLWSPAGPNGFPDTSAAWAAPEGMKLRLDIAAQMGARLGNNVDPRDLLEFAAADAASIETRRTIERAESRQQALALLLMSPEMQRR, encoded by the coding sequence ATGGCCCGCGATTCGCAAGCCGCCCTCGTTGCGCTCAACCGCTTCGGCTTCGGGGCTCGCGGCGGCGCGTCCGGAGATCTGATCAACGCGGGCTCCGATCCGCGTGGCTTCGTGAAGGCGGAGCTGGCGCGTCCCAACGGCGTGCTGCTGGAAGCGCCCGGCCTGCAATCGACGCCGCAACTTGGGCAGGCGGTGTTCGCCTATCAGGACGAGGTCAAGCGGGCGCGCGAAGCCGCCAAGGAAACTGCCAAGGCCGCCGCGCCCGCTGAAACGCCGACACAAGCGCCTGCCGATCAGAAGCCTGCCCTGCGCCGCAATCTCTCGCTGAACGCGGCGGCGATGGAGGTCGCCGGCCAGATCGCAGAAGCAAAGCCCGCCGACAATGCGGCCAAGCCTGAGACCATGCAGCCCAACATGGCTGCGCCGCAGCCCGCCAAGCCTGCACCACAGCCGCTCAACGTGATCCAAAAAACCTTTCGCGCCGAAGCGCTTGCGCGCCTGCAACGCGCGACCCTGGCGGAGTGCGGCTTCACCGAGCGTCTCGTCGCGTTCTGGTCCAACCATTTCTGCATCTCGGCCAGCAAGGGCGAGCTGGCGCGGATCTGGGCCGGCGCGTTCGAGCGCGAGGCGATCAGGCCGCATGTGCTCGGGCGGTTCGCCGACATGTTGAAGGCGGCCGAGCAGCATCCGGCGATGCTGTTCTTCCTCGACAACCAGCAATCGCTCGGGCCGGATTCCCGCGCGGGACAAAACCGCAAGCGCGGGCTGAACGAAAATCTCGCGCGCGAGATCATGGAACTGCATACGCTCGGCGTCGGCGGCGGCTACACGCAGGACGACGTCACCTCGCTCGCGCGCATCATCACCGGCTGGACCTTTGCCGGACGGCAGGGACAGCTCGGCACCCCCGGCTCCTTCGTGTTCAACGTCAATGCGCACCAGCCGGGGCCGCAAATGCTGCTCGGCAAGAGCTACGAGCCGAGCGGCCTTGCACAGGGCGAAGCCGCGCTCGCCGACATCGCACGCCATCCTTCGACCGCGAATTTCATCGCGACCAAGCTCGTCCGTCATTTCGTTGCCGACGATCCGCCGCCGGCGCTGGTCGCGCGCCTGCGTGATGTCTTCGTCAGAACCGACGGCGACCTGAAGGCGCTTGCCATGGCGCTGGTCGATTCCGATGAAGCGTGGAAAGCGCCGCTGACCAAGATGCGCTCGCCTTATGATTTCCTGGTCGCGAGTGGCCGGCTGCTCGCGCGCGTGCCGGAGGATCCCGGCGCCTACCTCAACAATCTCAATGTGCTCGGCCAGCCCTTGTGGTCGCCGGCGGGGCCGAACGGTTTCCCCGACACCAGCGCCGCCTGGGCTGCACCCGAGGGCATGAAGCTGCGGCTCGACATCGCGGCACAGATGGGGGCGCGGCTCGGCAACAACGTCGATCCGCGCGACCTCCTGGAATTCGCGGCGGCGGACGCGGCGTCCATCGAGACGCGGCGGACCATCGAGCGCGCGGAGTCGCGGCAGCAGGCGCTGGCGCTGCTGTTGATGTCGCCGGAAATGCAGCGGAGATGA
- a CDS encoding DUF1501 domain-containing protein — MIDCVENRLLTSRRGLLLGGACFAAWAYLPKFARAADGRDPRLIVVILRGALDGLSTVAPIGDPDYAGLHGSIALTADGAHPAIKLDSFFALHPAMPEFSRMYRDRHAAVIHAVATPYRDRSHFDGQDVLESGYAGPGRVQSGWLNRALEALPRGERVSSGLAVGPTTPLVLRGNAPTVGWAPVALPQADDDTAMRLVELYRHRDPALATALSQGLQLDKAAGGDDMKPKGGNAAAQMRQVARGAAKLMAADDGPRIAALAFDGWDTHANEGGPVGRLAFLLGGLDGALAEFESGLGDRWRDTAVVVATEFGRTARINGTDGTDHGTGTIALLAGGAVKGGRVISDWPGLKLANLHEGRDLKPTTDLRSVIKGVLQGQFGLSDRVLAETVFPDSAGARPMRGLVV; from the coding sequence ATGATCGACTGCGTGGAGAACCGCCTCCTCACCTCGCGCCGCGGCCTCCTGCTCGGCGGCGCCTGTTTCGCGGCCTGGGCTTACTTGCCGAAATTCGCCCGCGCGGCCGACGGGCGCGATCCCAGGTTGATCGTGGTAATCCTGCGCGGCGCGCTCGACGGGCTTTCGACGGTGGCCCCGATCGGCGATCCCGACTACGCAGGCCTGCACGGTTCGATCGCACTCACGGCGGATGGCGCGCATCCCGCGATCAAGCTCGATTCCTTCTTCGCGCTGCATCCGGCCATGCCGGAATTCTCGCGCATGTACCGCGACAGGCATGCTGCGGTGATCCATGCGGTGGCGACGCCCTATCGCGACCGCTCGCATTTCGACGGCCAGGATGTGCTCGAAAGCGGCTATGCCGGTCCGGGCCGTGTGCAATCCGGCTGGCTCAACCGCGCGCTCGAGGCGCTGCCGCGCGGCGAGAGGGTCTCCTCGGGGCTTGCGGTCGGGCCGACCACGCCGCTGGTGCTGCGCGGCAATGCGCCCACCGTCGGCTGGGCGCCGGTCGCGCTGCCGCAGGCCGACGACGACACCGCAATGCGCCTCGTCGAGCTCTACCGCCATCGCGATCCCGCGCTGGCGACGGCGTTGTCGCAAGGCCTTCAACTCGACAAGGCCGCTGGTGGCGATGACATGAAGCCGAAGGGCGGCAATGCAGCCGCGCAGATGCGGCAGGTGGCGCGCGGCGCGGCAAAGCTGATGGCGGCCGACGATGGCCCGCGCATCGCTGCGCTCGCCTTCGACGGCTGGGACACGCACGCCAACGAAGGCGGCCCTGTCGGCCGTCTCGCCTTCCTGCTCGGCGGTCTCGACGGCGCGCTTGCCGAATTCGAAAGCGGCTTGGGCGATCGCTGGCGCGACACCGCCGTCGTGGTTGCCACCGAGTTCGGCCGCACCGCGCGCATCAACGGCACCGACGGCACCGACCACGGCACCGGAACGATCGCGCTGCTCGCCGGCGGTGCCGTGAAGGGCGGCCGCGTCATCTCCGACTGGCCCGGCCTCAAGCTCGCCAACCTCCATGAAGGCCGCGATCTCAAGCCGACTACGGATCTACGTTCGGTGATTAAAGGCGTGCTGCAGGGGCAGTTTGGCCTGTCCGATCGCGTGCTGGCGGAGACCGTGTTTCCCGACAGCGCGGGGGCGCGGCCGATGAGGGGATTGGTGGTCTGA
- a CDS encoding antibiotic biosynthesis monooxygenase has protein sequence MYIAMNRFRVAKGSEAAFEQVWLTRDTHLDKVPGFVEFHLLRGPELEDHTLYASHTVWANHAAFEAWTKSEAFRAAHHRAGDNKPLYLGHPQFEGFEVMQTVGRGAK, from the coding sequence ATGTACATCGCCATGAACCGCTTCCGCGTCGCCAAGGGCTCCGAGGCCGCCTTCGAGCAGGTCTGGCTCACGCGCGACACCCATCTGGACAAGGTGCCGGGCTTCGTCGAATTCCACCTGCTGCGCGGCCCCGAACTCGAGGACCACACGCTTTATGCCTCGCACACCGTGTGGGCGAACCACGCCGCGTTCGAGGCCTGGACCAAGTCGGAAGCGTTCCGCGCCGCGCATCACCGGGCCGGCGACAACAAGCCGCTCTATCTCGGCCATCCCCAGTTCGAAGGTTTTGAGGTGATGCAGACGGTCGGACGCGGCGCCAAGTAG
- a CDS encoding aldo/keto reductase: MEIRNLGASGLRVSAVGLGCNNFGQRTDLETSRKVIHRALDLGITLFDTADIYSNMGGSENVLGAVLGDRRKDIVLATKYSKPMAEDGTKQGASRRYIMEAVEASLKRLKTDYIDLYQQHDYDPLTPIEESLRALDDLVRQGKVRYIGNSNFPAWRIAEAEYVARAMNVSRFVSCQDEYSLVVRDIEKDLLPAAAEYKLGLLPFFPLASGLLTGKYRKGEAAPGDTRFGKVERLRDRYVTPRNEDIVEKLTAFAKARGHSMLELAFSWLAGRPQVSSVIAGATRVEQIEQNVKAIAWKLSADDLAEIDKITRD; the protein is encoded by the coding sequence ATGGAAATTCGTAATCTCGGCGCCTCCGGCCTTCGCGTGTCTGCGGTCGGGCTCGGCTGCAACAATTTCGGCCAGCGCACGGATCTGGAGACCTCGCGCAAGGTGATCCATCGCGCGCTCGATCTCGGCATCACGCTGTTCGACACCGCCGACATCTATTCGAACATGGGCGGCTCGGAAAACGTGCTCGGCGCCGTCTTGGGCGATCGCCGCAAGGACATCGTGCTGGCGACGAAATACTCGAAGCCCATGGCCGAGGACGGCACCAAGCAGGGCGCCTCGCGCCGCTACATCATGGAAGCGGTCGAGGCGAGCCTGAAGCGGCTGAAGACCGACTACATCGACCTCTACCAGCAGCACGATTACGACCCGCTGACACCGATCGAGGAGAGCCTGCGCGCGCTCGACGATCTCGTCCGGCAGGGCAAGGTCCGCTACATCGGCAATTCGAACTTTCCGGCCTGGCGCATCGCGGAAGCGGAGTACGTCGCGCGCGCGATGAACGTCAGCCGCTTCGTCTCCTGCCAGGACGAATATTCCCTTGTCGTGCGCGACATCGAGAAGGATTTGTTGCCGGCAGCAGCGGAATACAAGCTCGGCCTGTTGCCGTTCTTCCCGCTCGCAAGCGGACTTCTGACCGGCAAATACCGGAAGGGCGAAGCTGCGCCCGGCGATACCCGTTTCGGCAAAGTTGAGCGGCTGCGCGACCGCTACGTCACGCCGCGCAACGAGGACATCGTCGAGAAGCTCACGGCCTTCGCGAAGGCGCGCGGGCACAGCATGCTCGAGCTCGCGTTCTCCTGGCTCGCCGGCCGCCCGCAGGTCTCGAGCGTGATCGCCGGCGCCACCCGCGTCGAACAGATCGAGCAGAACGTCAAGGCAATCGCGTGGAAGCTCAGCGCCGATGATCTTGCCGAGATCGACAAGATCACCCGAGACTGA
- a CDS encoding GNAT family N-acetyltransferase produces MSLIIRAVTKQDYDQWLPLWDGYNAFYGRSGPTALAPEITRVTWQRFFDAYEPVHALVAERDGQLLGLTHYLFHRSTTAIEPSCYLQDLFTLEAARGKGVASALIYGVYERAKLAGAPRVYWQTHETNVAAQRLYDKVAERSGFIVYRKLF; encoded by the coding sequence ATGTCCCTCATCATTCGCGCCGTCACCAAGCAGGACTACGATCAATGGCTGCCGCTGTGGGACGGCTACAATGCCTTCTACGGCCGCTCCGGCCCGACCGCGCTCGCACCCGAGATTACGCGTGTGACGTGGCAGCGCTTTTTCGATGCTTACGAGCCGGTGCATGCGCTGGTCGCCGAGCGCGACGGCCAATTGCTCGGCCTGACGCATTATCTCTTTCATCGCAGCACCACCGCGATCGAGCCGTCCTGCTATTTGCAGGACCTGTTCACGCTCGAGGCCGCGCGCGGCAAGGGCGTCGCCTCGGCATTGATTTATGGCGTGTATGAGCGGGCGAAACTGGCGGGGGCGCCGCGCGTCTATTGGCAGACGCACGAGACCAACGTCGCGGCCCAGCGCCTGTACGACAAGGTCGCCGAGCGTTCCGGCTTCATCGTCTACCGCAAGCTGTTCTGA
- a CDS encoding PAS-domain containing protein, which translates to MRLGWRTISGPALTAATLLLAMLFDRFAAVPSPAPLLVCLVALAGALSGLASAMASAAVAVIGAALLFLDQHGISGYGNADLVRLGLLAMTVAGTAAITGLMREQLLGTFAAERQSHATAARLSAALDQIDIGVVLLDAETRAEFINRAFRDYFAVPDEIADGKPPFIALMYHGRDTGAFELPEDELGTFIAQRMEMVRIGDATPINIKLRNGEVLRFVCAALPDGGRMLSYTPVTDLVRHTDAPARADYYRSLRDPANRKLIRYLRVAE; encoded by the coding sequence ATGCGGCTCGGATGGCGTACGATCTCCGGTCCGGCGCTGACGGCAGCAACCCTGCTGCTGGCGATGCTGTTCGATCGCTTCGCTGCCGTTCCCTCGCCTGCCCCGCTGCTGGTCTGCCTCGTGGCTCTTGCCGGCGCACTGTCGGGCCTCGCCTCGGCCATGGCCAGCGCAGCCGTCGCGGTGATCGGCGCGGCGCTGCTCTTCCTCGACCAACATGGCATTTCCGGCTATGGCAACGCGGATCTGGTCCGGCTCGGCCTCCTCGCCATGACGGTCGCCGGCACCGCAGCCATCACCGGCCTGATGCGCGAACAGCTGCTTGGCACGTTCGCGGCCGAGCGCCAGAGCCACGCCACCGCCGCACGCCTGTCAGCTGCTCTCGACCAGATCGATATCGGCGTGGTGCTGCTCGATGCCGAGACGCGGGCCGAATTCATCAATCGCGCCTTCCGCGATTATTTCGCGGTGCCGGACGAAATCGCCGACGGCAAGCCGCCCTTCATCGCGCTGATGTATCACGGCCGCGACACCGGCGCGTTCGAGCTGCCCGAGGACGAGCTCGGCACCTTCATCGCGCAGCGCATGGAGATGGTGCGCATCGGCGATGCCACGCCGATCAATATCAAGCTGCGCAACGGCGAGGTGCTGCGCTTCGTCTGCGCCGCGCTGCCCGACGGCGGCCGCATGCTGAGCTACACGCCGGTGACCGACCTCGTGCGCCACACCGACGCGCCGGCGCGTGCGGACTATTATCGGTCGCTGCGTGATCCCGCGAACCGCAAGCTGATCCGCTACTTGCGCGTTGCAGAGTGA
- a CDS encoding glutathione S-transferase family protein produces MYKLYSMQRSGNSYKVRLALALLNLPYEAVEVDILHGESRTPDFLSKNPSGQVPLLEVGDDRYLAESNAILWYVAVGTPLAPENRIDRAEALQWMFFEQHALEPNIGAAYFWLSLVKGGRDLQTHSLEDWMERGYGALQVMENHLKTNAYFAARQLTVADIALYGYTHLADRCDFDLSTFPAIRDWLKRVEAAPGFVTMDWRPADIDDPASIAASA; encoded by the coding sequence ATGTACAAGCTCTATTCGATGCAGCGCTCCGGCAACAGTTACAAGGTCCGCCTTGCGCTGGCGCTATTGAACCTGCCCTACGAAGCGGTCGAAGTGGACATTCTGCACGGCGAGAGCCGCACGCCCGACTTCCTGTCGAAGAACCCTTCCGGCCAGGTGCCGCTGCTCGAGGTCGGCGACGACCGCTATCTCGCCGAGTCCAACGCCATCCTCTGGTACGTCGCCGTCGGTACGCCGCTCGCGCCGGAGAATCGCATCGACCGCGCCGAGGCGCTGCAATGGATGTTCTTCGAGCAGCACGCGCTCGAGCCCAACATCGGCGCGGCCTATTTCTGGCTGTCGCTGGTCAAGGGCGGCCGCGATCTCCAGACCCACTCGCTGGAGGATTGGATGGAGCGCGGCTATGGCGCGCTCCAGGTCATGGAGAACCATCTCAAGACCAACGCCTATTTCGCCGCCCGCCAGCTCACGGTCGCCGACATCGCGCTCTATGGCTACACCCACCTCGCCGACCGCTGCGATTTCGACCTTTCGACCTTCCCGGCGATCCGGGACTGGCTGAAGCGCGTGGAAGCTGCGCCCGGCTTCGTGACGATGGACTGGCGCCCGGCCGACATCGACGATCCCGCCAGCATCGCGGCGAGCGCCTGA